A DNA window from Aminipila luticellarii contains the following coding sequences:
- the rlmD gene encoding 23S rRNA (uracil(1939)-C(5))-methyltransferase RlmD: MEKGQKCQLQIDDMSNEGQGIGRAEGMAVFVKGAMPGDTVIAEITKVKKNYAFAVTTEIIEPSPYRIEMECPYAGDCGGCTYAGMNYEGQLAVKERQVREKLIRLGGLEHPKLNPIVGMDKPYAYRNKAQMPISTGGIITRKGGIIENLGKCTIGFYKAKSHDVVNCTQCLLQAPPVTAVAEVLRQFMKSDNITAYDPKWEKGLMRHLVVKTAMGTGEVMAILVINGKGIPNSSKLIEMMDEAVGNLPVQENGIEYSLESVVININKGKTSEIMGKECLTIAGKPTILERVGDMEFEISPLAFYQVNPVQMEVLYNKVLEYAQLKGHERILDLYCGVGTIGLFCAEAMRKAGKDADTGNTGQVLGIESVKGAVLDANRNAVINGLVNAQFLCGRAEEELPKVLAGYVDKEGFEIPPFQPDLIILDPPRAGCAPELLEATAAAAPDKVIYVSCDPATLARDVKILGKLGYKFVEGTPVDMFPWTRCVETCVLLSHKNPQTSPPSL, translated from the coding sequence ATGGAAAAAGGACAAAAATGTCAATTACAAATTGACGATATGAGCAATGAAGGGCAGGGAATTGGACGAGCAGAGGGGATGGCTGTATTTGTCAAGGGAGCGATGCCCGGTGATACGGTTATCGCTGAAATTACCAAGGTAAAAAAGAATTATGCTTTTGCTGTGACAACGGAAATTATAGAACCGTCGCCTTATAGAATTGAAATGGAGTGCCCATATGCAGGAGACTGCGGCGGATGTACGTATGCGGGAATGAACTACGAGGGTCAACTGGCAGTGAAAGAAAGACAGGTGCGAGAAAAGCTTATAAGGTTGGGCGGACTGGAGCATCCGAAACTGAATCCTATAGTGGGTATGGACAAGCCTTACGCCTATAGAAATAAAGCTCAGATGCCCATCAGTACAGGCGGAATTATTACCCGAAAGGGCGGGATCATTGAAAATCTGGGGAAATGTACCATTGGCTTCTATAAAGCTAAGAGTCATGATGTGGTGAACTGTACTCAATGTCTGCTGCAGGCTCCGCCGGTGACAGCTGTTGCAGAAGTTTTGAGGCAATTTATGAAAAGTGATAATATAACAGCCTATGATCCAAAATGGGAAAAAGGGCTGATGAGGCATTTGGTGGTTAAAACTGCTATGGGAACAGGCGAAGTGATGGCTATTCTTGTCATCAATGGCAAAGGCATTCCTAATAGCTCTAAACTGATTGAAATGATGGATGAAGCGGTCGGCAACCTTCCGGTTCAAGAAAATGGTATCGAATATAGTTTGGAAAGTGTTGTCATCAATATTAACAAGGGAAAAACATCAGAAATTATGGGAAAGGAATGTCTGACTATTGCAGGAAAACCAACTATTTTAGAGCGTGTGGGAGATATGGAGTTTGAAATATCGCCGCTGGCCTTTTATCAGGTAAATCCGGTTCAAATGGAAGTGCTTTACAATAAGGTGCTGGAATATGCACAGCTTAAAGGACATGAGAGAATATTGGATTTGTATTGCGGAGTGGGCACCATAGGATTGTTTTGTGCGGAAGCGATGCGGAAAGCCGGGAAGGATGCAGATACAGGCAATACGGGACAGGTTTTGGGGATTGAATCCGTTAAAGGGGCTGTTCTCGATGCAAACCGCAATGCGGTAATCAACGGACTGGTCAATGCACAATTTCTTTGCGGAAGGGCAGAAGAAGAGCTGCCGAAGGTGCTGGCAGGATACGTGGATAAAGAAGGATTTGAAATCCCGCCGTTCCAGCCGGATCTTATCATATTGGATCCGCCGAGGGCCGGATGCGCACCGGAACTGTTAGAAGCAACGGCAGCCGCAGCGCCGGATAAGGTGATATACGTGTCCTGCGACCCGGCGACACTGGCAAGAGATGTGAAAATACTGGGGAAATTGGGGTATAAGTTCGTGGAAGGAACACCGGTGGACATGTTTCCGTGGACGAGGTGCGTTGAGACGTGCGTACTTTTATCCCACAAAAACCCACAAACATCTCCACCATCTTTATAA